In Phyllostomus discolor isolate MPI-MPIP mPhyDis1 chromosome 3, mPhyDis1.pri.v3, whole genome shotgun sequence, a single genomic region encodes these proteins:
- the KAT8 gene encoding histone acetyltransferase KAT8 isoform X4: MGTDSAEVIQSRVNDQEGREEFYVHYVGFNRRLDEWVDKNRLALTKTVKDAVQKNSEKYLSELAEQPERKITRNQKRKHDEINHVQKTYAEMDPTTAALEKEHEAITKVKYVDKIHIGNYEIDAWYFSPFPEDYGKQPKLWLCEYCLKYMKYEKSYRFHLGQCQWRQPPGKEIYRKSNISVYEVDGKDHKIYCQNLCLLAKLFLDHKTLYFDVEPFVFYILTEVDRQGAHIVGYFSKEKESPDGNNVACILTLPPYQRRGYGKFLIAFSYELSKLESTVGSPEKPLSDLGKLSYRSYWSWVLLEILRDFRGTLSIKDLRPHKGTLPASAPIPFCSQMTSITQNDIISTLQSLNMVKYWKGQHVICVTPKLVEEHLKSAQYKKPPITVDSVCLKWAPPKHKQVKLSKK, from the exons ATGGGGACAG ATTCTGCTGAAGTGATCCAGTCTCGAGTGAATGATCAGGAGGGCCGAGAGGAATTCTATGTACACTATGTGGGCT TTAACCGGCGACTAGACGAATGGGTAGACAAGAATCGACTGGCGCTGACCAAGACAGTGAAAGATGCTGTGCAGAAGAACTCAGAGAAGTACCTGAGCGAGCTGGCTGAGCAGCCTGAGCGCAAGATCACTCGAAACCAAAAGCGCAAGCATGATGAGATCAACCACGTGCAGAAG ACCTATGCAGAGATGGACCCCACAACAGCGGCCTTGGAGAAGGAACATGAGGCA ATCACCAAGGTGAAATATGTGGACAAGATCCACATCGGGAACTACGAAATCGATGCCTGGTACTTCTCACCATTTCCCGAAGACTATGGGAAGCAGCCCAAGCTCTGGCTGTGCGAGTACTGCCTTAAGTACATGAAGTATGAGAAGAGCTACCGCTTCCACCTG GGCCAGTGTCAGTGGCGGCAGCCCCCAGGAAAAGAGATCTATCGCAAGAGCAACATCTCTGTGTATGAAGTGGATGGCAAAGATCACAAG ATCTACTGTCAGAACCTGTGTTTGCTGGCCAAGCTTTTCCTGGACCACAAGACACTGTACTTCGACGTGGAGCCCTTCGTCTTTTACATCTTGACTGAGGTGGACAGGCAGGGGGCCCACATTGTTGGCTACTTCTCTAAG GAGAAAGAGTCTCCAGATGGGAACAATGTGGCCTGCATCCTGACCCTGCCTCCCTACCAGCGCCGTGGCTACGGGAAGTTCCTCATTGCTTTCA GTTATGAGCTATCCAAACTAGAGAGCACAGTAGGCTCCCCTGAGAAGCCGCTGTCTGACCTGGGCAAGCTCAGCTACCGCAGTTACTGGTCTTGGGTCCTGCTGGAGATTCTGCGTGACTTCCGGGGCACACTGTCCATCAAGGACCTTAG ACCCCACAAGGGAACTCTCCCAGCATCTGCTCCAATCCCTTTCTGCAGCCAGATGACCAGCATCACCCAGAATGACATCATCAGCACACTACAGTCCCTCAACATGGTCAAGTACTGGAAAGGCCAGCATGTCATATGTGTCACACCCAAGCTGGTAGAGGAACACCTCAAAAGTGCTCAGTATAAAAAACCACCCATAACAG TGGACTCTGTCTGCCTCAAGTGGGCACCCCCCAAACACAAGCAAGTCAAACTTTCCAAGAAGTGA